The Terriglobus sp. TAA 43 sequence GCGTCTTCCAGGTCCTGCAGCAGTTGTTTGAAGCGTGGACCGGGTTTGAGGCCTGCATCGATGAGGTCACGCCCGGTGAGTAATAACGTGGGTTTGTAGATCTCTTCGGGGGCTTTCTCGAACTCTTCTTTTGCGTAGCGATATAGATCCAGCAGGTTGTGCGAGCTGGTGACGTCGAGCTTGTGCAGCGCGAGATGCTCAGGGAAATCGTTCAGGCGGAAGAAGCGTTTGAGCGTGCTTTGCTTCATGTGTTTCACGTCGCCGAAGCGCATGTGGTTGGCGACGAGCGAGACGACCTGATCGATGTCTGCTGATGAGAAGCGCAGGCGGTTCATGATGGCGCGCGTCATGGTGGCGCCGACTTCGGCGTGGCCGTTGAAGCGGATGCGCGGCTTTGGATCAGCAGGGTCGGGTGCGTGAAATGTTGGCGGTTTTCCTACGTCGTGCAGCAGTGCGCCCCATGCCAGTGTGCCTTTTACGTTTGCGGGAAGTTGATCGAGCAGCATGAGCGTGTGAATCCACACGTCGCCTTCGGGGTGATATTCGGGCGGTTGTTCCACACCTTTCATGGCGGCAACTTCGGGCAGTACGTGTTGCAGGAGCCCGGTTTCGTCGAGCAGTTCGAAGGCTCGTTTCGCGTGGCCTTCGATGAGCATTTTGGTTAGCTCGTCGCGGATACGTTCGTTGCTGACCTGCGTGATGGTGGCAGCTTGCTGCTGGATGGCGCGCATGGTTTGTTCTTCGATAGTGAAATCAAAGCGCGCTGTGAATCGAACCGCGCGCAGCATGCGGAGCTTGTCTTCTTCGAAGCGCTTCTGGGGATCGCCGATGGCGCGCACGATGCCTGCGTGCAGATCCTGCTGGCCGTTTACGAAGTCGAGCAGTTTTTCTTTGATGTTGTCTTCGGTGAGGCCGATGGGATCGAGCAGCATGCCGTTGATGGTGAAGTCGCGGCGCTGTACATCGTCTTCTGGTTTTTCTGCGTACTCCACGTCCACGGGGCGACGGCCATCGACGTATTCGCCGTCGCAACGGAAGGTGGCAACTTCTGTTTGTACTTCGCAGCCTTCGCCTTTGTTGGCGCTGCATACGATGACGACGCCGAAATGCGCGCCGACAGAGAAGGTGCGATCGAAGCCCATCATCACAGTTTCAGGGCGCGCGTTGGTGGCTACGTCGTAGTCCTTGGGGGCGATGCCCATGAGCAGGTCGCGCACGCATCCGCCTGCGAAATAGGCTTGGAATCCGCGGTCGCGCAGTTCTTCCACAATGTGTAGCGCCGCTCGAAATGACTTTGTTGCTTTCGCGTTTTTCAGTGCCTTCATCACTCTCTAGGATGCTCCTTTCGTGTGAGGATGTCTTTGCGGCAGCAGTGATGTGAAAATCTGCATCAGAAACTGGAAGAACGCATGAGCCATTTCACGACGGAATCGGGCACAGGGTATGTGCAGTGGAGAACTGCGGCGCTGTTTGCGCTGACGCTGACGTGCGTGGTGGCGACGCTGCTGTTTGCCCACACGCTGATGTTCCCCATCATCGGCGCGATCACGTTGGCTGTGGTGACACAGCCGCTGTCAGTGTGGTTGCGCAAGCGGTGGTCCCCTACGTTGGCTGGGATTGCCATGGTGGCGTTGGTGAGCCTGGTGTTGTTTGTGCCGATGTATGTGCTCATCAAGCACCTGGTGGTGCAGGCGATTGCGCTGGTTCGTTATGTGGAGTCGGGCGGCGTGGATGACTTTCTTGCAGAGCTTGCGATGAAGCACCCGAAGCTGGGCGATGCGATCCAAAATGCGATTACGCAGTTTGCTCCGGGCATGTCAGGTCGCGCGATTGCGGGGTGGTCTGCGCCGAAGGTAGGGCAGGCGTTTGGCGCGATCGTTCACGGCATTGTGAGCATTGTTTTGCTGCTGTTTTTCTACTTCTTCCTGGTGCGGGACGAGGCCGTGGCTCTGCGTGCGTGGGAGTCGATCTTGCCGCTGCGCGAGGACGAGACATTTGATTTCAGTCTGAAGCTGCGGGACGTTATCGAGGCGATTTTCGCGGGACGTTTGCTGATTGCCATGTTGCAGGGAGTGGCTTCCGGTGTGGCGTACGGACTGGTGGGTGTGCCGGGTGCGCTGTTGTGGGGATTTGTCACGTTTGTTTGTTGTTTGATTCCGGCGTTTGGCGCGTTTCTGGCGTGGGTGCCGATCTGTTTGTATGTGGGATTGGTGCTGAGTTGGACCAAGTGCCTGATCCTGGCGATCTGGTGCAGCGCTGTGGTGAGCACCATGGATAACTTTCTTTATCCGGTGTTTGTGGGGAAAAAGACGGATCTGCATACGGGCGTGGTGTTTGTTGCCATCTTTGGCGGGTTGGCTTTCTTTGGCATCAGTGGGTTCATTCTGGGGCCGGTGCTGGTGGCGTCGGCGATTTTGCTGTTGCAGATATGGAAGCAGCGGCTGGCGGAAGCGGGCGTGCACTAATCCCGATACGATAAAGAGATGGGCAATGGCCTGATTTTGGGGATTGAAAGCTCCTGCGACGAAACTGCGGCGGCGGTGGTGCGTGCGGGAAGCGACGTGCTGTCGAACGTGGTGGCGACGCAGATGCAGATGCACGCGCTTTATGGCGGCGTGGTGCCGGAGTTGGCTAGCCGCGAACATCTGCGGAACATTGTGCCGGTGGTGCGGGAGTCGCTGCGGCAGGCGGGCATTGAAGCGAAGGATGTGGATGCTGTTGCCGTGACGGCAGGGCCGGGGTTGGCTGGCGCGCTGCTGGTGGGGATTTCGTATGCCAAGGCGTATGCGTATGCGCTGGGGAAGCCGCTGATTGCGGTGAATCATCTTGAGGGGCATATTCATGCGGTACTGATGGAGAAGGGCGGTGAGTCAGCCGAGTCTACGTTGGCGTTGGTTGTTAGCGGTGGGCATACGCATCTTTATCTTGCTGCGTTTGAGGATGGTGTTTGGCGCTATCGGAATGTGGGTCGGACCGTGGATGACGCTGCCGGTGAGGCGTATGACAAGGTGGCGAAGCTGCT is a genomic window containing:
- a CDS encoding CCA tRNA nucleotidyltransferase yields the protein MKALKNAKATKSFRAALHIVEELRDRGFQAYFAGGCVRDLLMGIAPKDYDVATNARPETVMMGFDRTFSVGAHFGVVIVCSANKGEGCEVQTEVATFRCDGEYVDGRRPVDVEYAEKPEDDVQRRDFTINGMLLDPIGLTEDNIKEKLLDFVNGQQDLHAGIVRAIGDPQKRFEEDKLRMLRAVRFTARFDFTIEEQTMRAIQQQAATITQVSNERIRDELTKMLIEGHAKRAFELLDETGLLQHVLPEVAAMKGVEQPPEYHPEGDVWIHTLMLLDQLPANVKGTLAWGALLHDVGKPPTFHAPDPADPKPRIRFNGHAEVGATMTRAIMNRLRFSSADIDQVVSLVANHMRFGDVKHMKQSTLKRFFRLNDFPEHLALHKLDVTSSHNLLDLYRYAKEEFEKAPEEIYKPTLLLTGRDLIDAGLKPGPRFKQLLQDLEDAQLEGTIHTREEAINLLRDLLAKSPVETTR
- a CDS encoding AI-2E family transporter, translating into MSHFTTESGTGYVQWRTAALFALTLTCVVATLLFAHTLMFPIIGAITLAVVTQPLSVWLRKRWSPTLAGIAMVALVSLVLFVPMYVLIKHLVVQAIALVRYVESGGVDDFLAELAMKHPKLGDAIQNAITQFAPGMSGRAIAGWSAPKVGQAFGAIVHGIVSIVLLLFFYFFLVRDEAVALRAWESILPLREDETFDFSLKLRDVIEAIFAGRLLIAMLQGVASGVAYGLVGVPGALLWGFVTFVCCLIPAFGAFLAWVPICLYVGLVLSWTKCLILAIWCSAVVSTMDNFLYPVFVGKKTDLHTGVVFVAIFGGLAFFGISGFILGPVLVASAILLLQIWKQRLAEAGVH